One window of Caldisericum exile AZM16c01 genomic DNA carries:
- the pstB gene encoding phosphate ABC transporter ATP-binding protein PstB encodes MVKISVKNLSAYTKRQQILRKINLDIYEKSVTAIIGPSGCGKSTFLRSLNRMNDFFEDITLEGEVLLDNKNIYDKDVNVFELRKKVGMVFQKPNPFPKSIFENVAYGLKIHGIKDKKLIEEKVIWALKEANLYEEVKDKLNDSAFSLSGGQQQRLCIARAIAVEPEVLLMDEPASALDPISTLQLERLIEKLKRDFTIVIVTHNIQQAGRVSDYTAFFYMGELVEYDKTERLFTTPKKKLTEDYLEGKFG; translated from the coding sequence ATGGTAAAAATTTCGGTAAAAAATCTTTCGGCATACACAAAAAGACAGCAAATACTAAGGAAAATCAATCTTGATATATATGAAAAATCTGTAACAGCAATTATAGGACCATCTGGTTGCGGGAAATCAACTTTCTTGAGAAGTCTAAATAGGATGAACGACTTCTTTGAAGATATAACATTAGAAGGAGAGGTTCTACTGGACAATAAAAATATTTACGATAAAGATGTAAACGTTTTTGAACTAAGAAAAAAGGTTGGAATGGTCTTTCAGAAACCGAATCCATTTCCTAAATCAATTTTTGAAAATGTTGCATATGGTTTAAAAATTCATGGGATTAAAGACAAAAAACTTATAGAGGAAAAGGTTATTTGGGCACTCAAGGAAGCAAATTTATATGAAGAGGTAAAAGATAAACTAAACGATTCTGCATTTAGCCTTTCTGGGGGGCAGCAGCAGAGACTTTGCATCGCAAGAGCAATTGCCGTAGAACCAGAAGTCCTTTTGATGGATGAACCAGCATCGGCTTTAGACCCAATCTCAACACTCCAACTTGAGCGACTTATTGAAAAACTAAAAAGAGACTTTACGATAGTAATTGTAACACACAACATCCAGCAAGCAGGAAGAGTTTCTGATTACACAGCATTTTTCTATATGGGTGAACTTGTGGAATATGATAAGACTGAAAGGCTATTTACAACTCCAAAGAAAAAACTCACTGAAGATTATCTTGAAGGTAAATTTGGATGA
- the pstA gene encoding phosphate ABC transporter permease PstA — protein sequence MDKTRKEILLFTIFRVTALITLVTVFTLIFYILSKGMKVISIDFIIDVPRNSFTEGGIYPAIIGSLYLVGLATIFAVPIGVLGGIYLSEYTKENIITNSIRLAIDTLSGIPSIIFGLFGLAVFSKMLGFKISLIAGSLTLSLLMLPTIISATIESLKLVPKDFRDASFALGATKWQTTTEIVLKTAMPNIITGVLLSVGRAIGETAPILFTGATFYTRGLPKSILEPVMALPYTIYGLLTEGTFPQKQVPIAFGAALVLIIVVFIITLPGIIIRNRYRSNKKW from the coding sequence TTCTACTTTTTACAATTTTTAGAGTAACCGCACTTATAACGCTTGTCACCGTATTTACACTTATTTTTTATATCCTTTCCAAAGGTATGAAAGTAATTTCAATTGATTTCATTATTGATGTTCCAAGAAATAGTTTTACTGAAGGTGGGATTTACCCTGCAATCATTGGAAGTTTATACCTTGTGGGACTTGCAACAATTTTTGCAGTTCCTATTGGTGTTTTGGGAGGAATTTACCTTTCTGAGTATACAAAGGAAAACATTATAACAAACTCAATACGTCTTGCCATTGACACGCTTTCGGGTATTCCATCAATAATCTTTGGTTTGTTTGGACTTGCAGTTTTCTCAAAGATGCTTGGATTTAAGATATCACTAATCGCAGGAAGTTTAACACTATCGCTTCTTATGCTTCCAACGATAATTTCAGCAACTATTGAAAGTTTAAAACTTGTTCCTAAAGATTTCAGAGATGCTTCTTTTGCACTTGGTGCAACGAAATGGCAAACAACGACTGAAATTGTTTTAAAAACGGCAATGCCAAACATTATAACTGGAGTTTTGCTAAGTGTAGGAAGAGCAATTGGAGAGACCGCACCAATTCTTTTTACTGGAGCAACATTCTATACGAGAGGTCTTCCAAAAAGTATTCTTGAACCGGTAATGGCACTTCCATACACAATTTATGGATTACTAACTGAGGGTACTTTCCCACAAAAACAGGTTCCCATTGCGTTTGGCGCAGCATTAGTTTTGATAATTGTTGTTTTTATAATTACTTTGCCTGGTATAATAATTAGAAATAGATATAGGAGCAATAAAAAATGGTAA